The DNA segment ATAATCAGGATATCCCGTGTAAAATCAGGGGCCGTCTCCGCTTCAAAAGTGACGCCGTCGCCGCCGTGGCGGTTGGCGATGATGTCGAATTCGCGCGGGACAAGGAAGGCGCCGGAGTTATCGAGAATATCAAGCCGCGGCGAAGCATGTTCTTTCGCCCGGCTAAGGGGAATA comes from the Candidatus Zixiibacteriota bacterium genome and includes:
- a CDS encoding ribosome small subunit-dependent GTPase A translates to MSDTAIFEGIVVRAHGKSFIVRHNNQDIPCKIRGRLRFKSDAVAAVAVGDDVEFARDKEGAGVIENIKPRRSMFFRPAKGN